The genomic DNA AAAACTTTCTTTGTGTATTCCTTGTTCTGAAATGCTACGCCTAACTTTCATGACTTGATCGCTTACCTGATGATGTCTTGACTGATCCTCCTGGCCTCCCTCTCTAGCTGCAGAAGATCCAGGGGCATGCTACAGAAAGATACATCAGATGAGCCTCTAAACCAGTTCTGATCTAGATGAGAAATGCAATACGGTTATCCTTCACCTACCTCGGGACCAGTACCTAATGGTGGCGCTCCACGCAAACTTTGCTCCAAGGACTTAAACTTCTTCTCCCAAGTTTCATTTAACCCCTGCAGGGCCTGATTAATCATCTGCTGCACCTGCTCCTGCGTGAACTTCTGCCGGTGCCCTTTTATACCAAAACAATTTGGTGTGGACTTTGCTAACTCATCAACCTCGTCCTTGTCAATGATACCATTGAGCCCATAGTACCTTCCACGGTTCCGACCCCCTACTTCCTGCACCCATGCAAGGTGGGGGTGTACCTTATCACCAGCCTCCTCCATACGTTTCTTGAAGCCCGCCtgaaaaatgaagtggatgCAGAACATGGTTCAGCAACCATATGATAAACACCATGCATGTTGCACCATGACCAATTTCTAAATGATGCGAATAACCTGAACACCAAGCACCTACCACAGTTCGCTTTGCTCTCTCACTGACAAATTCCCCTGTGCCACCATTACGTCTATGGGTCTTGTTGAATACCTCTAGTTCTGACACTGGCTTCCCACCATTTTCTATAACCTATTCAATTCAAACATAATCAGGAATTGGTGCGGAAATAAGTTAAACAATGAGATTTGTCTTTGTCTCTTATTACCATAATCTGCCTATGCATGGCAATGCTCCGTGAACCCGACGTGTGATGAGCACGGCCGCCAGTGTATCGGTTCTTCCGGTTCTGGGAAGACATCTTTAAGACTTCTTCTTTGGCCCAGTGTTCGCATAACCTCTCCCACCAACTTGGATAAATCCATGCAGGGGGGAAAGGTTTCCACAGTAATGGGTCATCGTCCTCACTTCTCTCTAATGCCTGCTGGTCCTCTGGCTCTTCTTTATTTTCATCTTCTGACTCTGCGTGTCTGTTGGACCTGTGTGCGCCTGAAGCTTCATTGGATTTATCCACTGCAGTAAACTTTAGTCTAACCTTTCGCTTCTCTTCGCATAGGATACCAGCAAACTGTCTTGACGCTCTGCGCTCAAATAGCTTCAGACACTCTGCTTCTCGGCCAGGGGCCCACTTGTAGCGTTGCTAGCACAATTGAAGTATAAGGTCAGTGGTTAAATATCTTCAATAATACTCCAGAAAGCAAATGTGTTCGGCTACTTTACTTACAAGAAATTCATTCAAAATAGCATCCCTCGTTTCTGGAGGATACTGTTGCCAGTGGAGAACCACATCTCCATCGGGTGGAACTTCTCTTCGCTGACCAGCTGGCAGATAGGTTGACCCAGGGTACTTTTGCTTTAAAAGAATAGTGATGGTAGAGGCCACCTTAGGGCAAGGTGGGTTGACATCCCATTTGCTGCCAAGTAAGTCAACTCGTCATGACTCATGACTCATgaacataaaaaatatattaagaaATAACTTTGTCAATTTATCGATACACATACTCAATAATATTAGGTGTCAAAACAGGCCTGTCAACTTCCCTTCGTGGTGGGACCAGTCTTGTAGGTTGATGACCACGTCCTCTACGCTTCCCTGACGATTTCACAACAGATTCTAACAGGGAGTGGGCCCTCTGTGCATCCTGCTGAAAGAGTAGTTCTCAATGAAATAAGCACAAACGATGCAGATATATTGAGCTTAGTATCCATGCAGAAATTCAAACCACAGAATAATAGGGGGTAATTACTTTTATAAAAAACACGTATCACATGTGCATAGTGGAAGGTGATGTGAGTACTAGGCAAGTTGAATGTTACAGACTAACTTGTCATTACAGAAGGCTGAGATGTGGTAGACAATAGGGTGGTATTTAGCAGTGTCAAACTGACAGTGAGGTGCCACGGTGATTGCTGGCAGCCTAGCAGAAATCACCATCTGGCAGTGCATGCCTGAGGACAAGTTTTGGAGAGAGGTGTATCCTTGCCAAGGCCTTCGATAAGTAGTCACGGTAGGAACACAGATCATTGCATTTCTGAGTCAGTGGTATTACCTGAAGGTTCTCATACCTGTTGTGCACACATAACATGAAATTGAGCCTCTGGTGAATGTGGCTGCTCGTCACCAATTCTATCAAGCGAGTGTTCATCCGGGACCTCTGGAGGGTACGGTTGACTGTAGTAGAGTGGGAATTGCCCATCTTGAGGTGCATCATGATTTGATGGAGATGGTCCAGTGGCTGCGTCAGCTTGGCCCCACTGGCTTGAGCTTGCTTGAGGCATTTGGTGCTGAGGCAATGGACTGGGACACAGATTGGAAATGATTTTATCAATGTTTAGTGGGTCTGAATTGCATTGATTTGAAGTAGCTGGCTGCTGGACAGGCTCATCGTTGATAGGATTTTCTGGCTGTTTAGACAAACGTGTACTACGCCTAAGATGACCCCTCCATTTGGATAACTAGTCAAGcccttcttttttcccttctgAACACTAGCACTCTTGCCGCTCCTTTTCCTCTTCAGATTCCATCCAGTTGCCTTGCTGTGATACTCACCTTGGGCCTGTTCAACACAATTGACTTGATTTGGGGCCTCTATTGTTTCATGCTGGATGGTACTTGATACAGCCCGATATCCATTTATCTGCTGTCCATGACTTACAATGTCCTCTACAGGTTGCTGTCCTTGTGAATGAACTGAATAACTGGAAGGACAAACTTGTGCCCGAGAGGCAGAGCTTACATGTATGGGAGGCTCTTGTCGTACTTTTTGCACACCTGTAGATTCAGGACAAGTTGGCAATTTAGTTTTCCTCGCACTAGACTTTGCAATAGTGTTATTGATTGGCTCAATACGTGACTCCTCCCTATGAGCTGAATGGACACTGGGCTCTTTTTGTGCCAACATGGTGCATATTGCTCCTGTTTTGGAATAGCTGAATGTCTCCTCTCTGTGAATTGAACAAGTCAGGTGATTAAACTTTTCTACTTGACCCTGCTCCATGCAAAAGAATGCAAAAGGAAGTAAGAAAATATCAATCGACGGAGTAGATCTATGCATAGAAGagtaaagaaaaggaaatccGGATATAAGAAATTCTGCAGAAATATAAGTGTATGGCCATCACTGATATTGGCAAATCTGGATATTTGAATGGTATAATCTATCTATCAATTTTGTCTTCTGTGTCCTGGAAATTTTCCATACTTTATTTCTCTCTATCAAACCCTCTTCACCAAATCTCTATCCAAAATCTGTTAAACATCCCTCATCAGCAAAATTGTGACTAGCACACAATAAGGCAGAGTCAGACTCATGGCTTTCTAAAGTCCAATACAGTGCCTCTGAGTGGTCCAAAAAGCAAACAGAAACTAAAATACAAGCACCGTATTGCTGGCAAACTAGAAATTCTACATACAGCTTATACAAACATAAAACGCAGGTGAACCTATTCTTGCTCAATTGTTAGAATGGAACGTCGCGATTCTAGTGACAGAGTAATAGGGCCATAGGGGATATTGTTGAGTTAATGTGACATTTCATTGGGACAAGGGCAGCAAGTTACAATGGTTCATAAAGAGTGCATTAATCCATGTAGTCAAAATGAACTTTAAGCAAGTGTTTCTGGTAACAGTCCTAAATCACTAGATACGCACCTCGGGACGCCGGTGTGGGGATGGCCTCAAAGTAATGCCGGCTGGGGGCGGCGCCAGGACGGAGACACTGACGCGGGGCGGGGAGGCGTAGTATACCCGGAGACGCCCGCCGTCGACAGTGAGCTCGACGCCGCAGAGAGGGCACGCGAAGCCCGCGAGGCCCGCCGGCACGCTCAGCAGCGCGGCGCAGGCGCCGCACGGCATACGCGCGGGAGCCGGTGCGGGCACGGGCACAGGcacaggcgcggcggcggcgggtctaCGGCCGGGGATGGGCAGTgcccggcgcgggcgcggcgggggcggcggcatgAGCTCCGGCGGGAGTGCCTGCTGGGTCCCGCAGTCGGGGCAGGCGAACTCGGTGAGCGCCGGCTCCACCTCCAACGTCTCGCCGCACCCCGCGCACCGCACCTCGACGaactccggcggcgccgccggcgccatgaCGGCGGGAGTATTGGCTAGGGTTCCGCTTTCCAGTCTCGGGCCCTTGGGGAACAGAGCAATTTTGAGTGAGATCAGTGAGCGGCGGTAAACGAGTTCAGGAGGGAGGAGCGACGCCTGGTCGCCTACAGCCTATCATCCCCCGGGAACCGGTCACTGCGACCGTCAGGAAAAAGCTCCGCGCGGATTTCAGTTTTCAGCAAGGTCATCCAAAATTTCGCTGCTCGAAGGAGGGAAAAACTTGCGCCAAATCTATTCCCAAATCCATTTTGCTCGTCTGTAGATTTAGGTTCTGCAGAACTAACTAGATATAGGTTCTTTACAATAACAGGCGTTGGAAAAAatctttcctttttcctccCACGTCATCCTTCTCTATACATTTTCTCCTTAAGTAGTTTGTTACATTTGTTTCTTTATAATAAAGTTATTGtatcttctctttctcttcatGTCACAAAATCTGTGATACCTTCGTGCGCTCGATTTATCTATTTGTACCAACTTCTTTTGTGTATCACTATAGTTTAATTATGATGATGgtatatactactccctccatccaaaacAAAATGGCATTCTGAGATTCAAATTTTACAAAAAGAATGACATTCTAGATTTTAAATCTCGTGCATGCATACAATCTAACGCGCTAATCTCGTGGGTGCATGATTAAATT from Setaria italica strain Yugu1 chromosome VII, Setaria_italica_v2.0, whole genome shotgun sequence includes the following:
- the LOC101764408 gene encoding uncharacterized protein LOC101764408 isoform X1, translated to MPQASSSQWGQADAATGPSPSNHDAPQDGQFPLYYSQPYPPEVPDEHSLDRIGDEQPHSPEAQFHVMCAQQQDAQRAHSLLESVVKSSGKRRGRGHQPTRLVPPRREVDRPVLTPNIIDKWDVNPPCPKVASTITILLKQKYPGSTYLPAGQRREVPPDGDVVLHWQQYPPETRDAILNEFLQRYKWAPGREAECLKLFERRASRQFAGILCEEKRKVRLKFTAVDKSNEASGAHRSNRHAESEDENKEEPEDQQALERSEDDDPLLWKPFPPAWIYPSWWERLCEHWAKEEVLKMSSQNRKNRYTGGRAHHTSGSRSIAMHRQIMVIENGGKPVSELEVFNKTHRRNGGTGEFVSERAKRTVAGFKKRMEEAGDKVHPHLAWVQEVGGRNRGRYYGLNGIIDKDEVDELAKSTPNCFGIKGHRQKFTQEQVQQMINQALQGLNETWEKKFKSLEQSLRGAPPLGTGPEHAPGSSAAREGGQEDQSRHHQDASDAQTGESREDDDEEVVSTSV
- the LOC101764408 gene encoding uncharacterized protein LOC101764408 isoform X2, with protein sequence MPQASSSQWGQADAATGPSPSNHDAPQDGQFPLYYSQPYPPEVPDEHSLDRIGDEQPHSPEAQFHVMCAQQDAQRAHSLLESVVKSSGKRRGRGHQPTRLVPPRREVDRPVLTPNIIDKWDVNPPCPKVASTITILLKQKYPGSTYLPAGQRREVPPDGDVVLHWQQYPPETRDAILNEFLQRYKWAPGREAECLKLFERRASRQFAGILCEEKRKVRLKFTAVDKSNEASGAHRSNRHAESEDENKEEPEDQQALERSEDDDPLLWKPFPPAWIYPSWWERLCEHWAKEEVLKMSSQNRKNRYTGGRAHHTSGSRSIAMHRQIMVIENGGKPVSELEVFNKTHRRNGGTGEFVSERAKRTVAGFKKRMEEAGDKVHPHLAWVQEVGGRNRGRYYGLNGIIDKDEVDELAKSTPNCFGIKGHRQKFTQEQVQQMINQALQGLNETWEKKFKSLEQSLRGAPPLGTGPEHAPGSSAAREGGQEDQSRHHQDASDAQTGESREDDDEEVVSTSV
- the LOC101764408 gene encoding uncharacterized protein LOC101764408 isoform X3 translates to MPQASSSQWGQADAATGPSPSNHDAPQDGQFPLYYSQPYPPEVPDEHSLDRIGDEQPHSPEAQFHVMCAQQQDAQRAHSLLESVVKSSGKRRGRGHQPTRLVPPRREVDRPVLTPNIIDKWDVNPPCPKVASTITILLKQKYPGSTYLPAGQRREVPPDGDVVLHWQQYPPETRDAILNEFLQRYKWAPGREAECLKLFERRASRQFAGILCEEKRKVRLKFTAVDKSNEASGAHRSNRHAESEDENKEEPEDQQALERSEDDDPLLWKPFPPAWIYPSWWERLCEHWAKEEVLKMSSQNRKNRYTGGRAHHTSGSRSIAMHRQIMVIENGGKPVSELEVFNKTHRRNGGTGEFVSERAKRTVAGFKKRMEEAGDKVHPHLAWVQEVGGRNRGRYYGLNGIIDKDEVDELAKSTPNCFGIKGHRQKFTQEQVQQMINQALQGLNETWEKKFKSLEQSLRGAPPLACPWIFCS